The Neodiprion fabricii isolate iyNeoFabr1 chromosome 4, iyNeoFabr1.1, whole genome shotgun sequence genome window below encodes:
- the LOC124180642 gene encoding uncharacterized protein LOC124180642: protein MRTHSALAPRIYGLRKTHKPGCKLRPVVSSIGSPGYEIANFVHKSLLPFVMSLKYNVTDSFHFLDQIKLKKVNEDHVLISPDIVSLLTNVHNSLIGKIIIERWDEIQKFVQLDQTTLLELIDFCYNSGYFVFDGNFYLQKEGCAMGSPASPSIAIIAVDYVVSMALTHLDFEIPIIKSYVDDLFAVVPKDKVDSILDVFNSVDKDIQFTLEVENNGKLPFLDILIERSEDGDLITSWFKKPYSSGRILNFNSNHPLSQKLGVVKRFLNRAMRLSHVNKTKESIRMVRRLLSSNNYPNKIISKCEKIVSERIRNNIRSNNVNRNWSFSRFPYIKGLSPRLGSLFRHTNCKLVFYNVFKVKDLFSRLKDKVEKEDRSGLVYRISCSCGKWYVGQTRPKLKARVRQHKLDCRPEKSIKNNKTALAEHHFVEDGHNFQFEDVEI from the coding sequence ATGCGAACTCACAGTGCATTGGCACCAAGAATCTATGGCTTAAGGAAAACCCACAAACCTGGGTGTAAACTTAGACCAGTGGTCAGTAGCATAGGATCACCAGGTTATGAGATCGCCAATTTTGTTCATAAGAGTCTGCTACCGTTCGTAATGAGTCTGAAATATAATGTGACagattcatttcattttttagacCAAATCAAACTGAAAAAGGTAAACGAAGACCATGTTTTAATATCACCGGACATAGTATCTCTTTTAACTAATGTTCATAACAGTTTAATAGGGAAAATCATCATTGAGCGGTGGGATGAAATCCAGAAATTTGTGCAATTGGACCAGACTACTCTACTAGAgcttattgatttttgttacAACTCGGGATATTTCGTGTTTGATGGCAATTTTTACCTTCAGAAGGAAGGATGTGCTATGGGGAGTCCAGCAAGTCCTTCAATTGCCATCATTGCAGTAGATTATGTTGTTTCGATGGCGTTGACTCACCTTGACTTTGAAATTCCGATTATTAAGTCGTATGTTGATGATCTCTTCGCAGTGGTTCCAAAGGATAAAGTAGACAGCATCTTAGATGTGTTTAATAGTGTTGACAAGGACATCCAGTTTACCTTGGAAGTTGAGAATAACGGGAAGTTGCCTTTTTTGGACATACTAATAGAAAGATCAGAAGATGGTGATCTTATAACTTCTTGGTTCAAGAAACCGTACAGCTCaggaagaattttgaattttaattccaatCATCCATTGAGCCAGAAATTGGGGGTTGTAAAAAGGTTTTTGAACAGAGCCATGCGCTTGAGTCATGTGAACAAGACCAAGGAAAGTATTCGCATGGTTAGAAGATTACTGTCATCTAACAATTATCCAAACAAGATCATCAGCAAGTGTGAGAAAATTGTGTCCGAGAGGATTAGAAACAACATCAGGAGCAACAATGTCAACAGGAATTGGTCGTTTAGCAGATTTCCCTACATAAAAGGCTTGTCACCAAGACTGGGATCTTTATTTAGGCACACCAACTGCAAGTTGGTATTCTATAATGTATTCAAGGTTAAGGATCTATTTTCCCGGCTAAAAGACAAAGTGGAGAAAGAAGATAGATCTGGCCTGGTATACAGGATTTCGTGCTCGTGTGGGAAATGGTACGTTGGACAGACCAGGCCAAAATTAAAAGCCAGAGTGAGACAACACAAACTTGACTGCAGACCTGAGAAGTccataaaaaacaacaaaacagcATTAGCGGAACATCACTTTGTTGAGGATGGTCATAACTTTCAGTTCGAGGATGTTGAGATTTGA